One genomic window of Cydia pomonella isolate Wapato2018A unplaced genomic scaffold, ilCydPomo1 PGA_scaffold_58, whole genome shotgun sequence includes the following:
- the LOC133534119 gene encoding uncharacterized protein LOC133534119 has protein sequence MVLLSPSSGALKKLLNICESYAVANGLRYNAQKSEFMMFKPDKIRYTDAPEFVLTGVKLHRVDKFKYLGHWVTADQKDNADIERKSRALSVRCNMLARRFAKCTEQVKITLFKAYCQSFYTCSLWVNYTQKAYSDLRVQYNNAYRALLRLPRYCSASAMFAESRTAGFAAIMRARCASMMQRTRDSRNTLLCAVVDRWDSPVLKRWIGLHALT, from the coding sequence atggtgctgctgagcccctcgAGTGGCGCACTGAAGAAACTGCTCAATATTTGTGAGTCCTATGCGGTGGCCAACGGACTCAGATACAATGCTCAGAAGAGTGAGTTTATGATGTTCAAACCAGATAAAATTCGTTATACTGATGCTCCTGAGTTTGTACTTACTGGTGTAAAACTACATAGGGTAGACAAGTTCAAGTATCTGGGTCATTGGGTCACCGCGGACCAAAAAGACAATGCTGATATAGAGCGGAAGAGCAGGGCGCTGTCTGTCCGATGCAACATGCTGGCCCGTAGGTTTGCAAAATGTACTGAGCAAGTAAAAATTACACTATTTAAAGCTTACTGCCAGTCATTCTATACATGCAGCCTATGGGTTAACTATACGCAGAAGGCATACAGCGACCTGCGAGTACAATACAACAACGCTTACAGAGCgttgttgcggctgccgcgctACTGCAGTGCTTCTGCGATGTTCGCAGAGTCGCGCACGGCGGGTTTCGCCGCCATtatgcgcgcgcgctgcgcctcCATGATGCAGCGCACACGCGACAGCCGCAACACGCTCCTGTGCGCTGTTGTTGATCGCTGGGACTCGCCAGTGTTGAAGAGGTGGATTGGGCTCCATGCtcttacataa